TATACATCTTTCAATTAATGTTTTATTCTTagttttaaaataagaaaaaagaaaagaaaaagttatagACAAACGCTAGCCCTTTGAGAACTTTGTATTATTGTGGGAAATCGTTCCTGTTGTGGAAAAATTACAAGAATTACAAACAAATTGTTAatccaaaaatattattagtCAAAATTGATTTGATCATTCcacctaaaaaaattatttgaccATGCAGTTTAATCCCTACAACggtcaaaagaaaaaataaaaattattaaaaaatcaacCTAATAAAATAAGAGACATTCAATTGATTTGAAAGTCAACAGTAATAATAGAATTAGTAATCCATTTGACAAATATTATTAGTGAGAACCTTAATGATGAAATTATACAACACATGTGAATTCAATAAGTACAGGACGTTCTCTTCTTTATTTCGTAACATACAGAATCATCTCACAAGATCTTATTTATTCTCAATCCATTCAATAaatgtgtatatgtatatgttacACGTTTCCATCTACCAAGAAGTGAGCGGGGGAACACTCTGTTCGTTCCTGAAGAAATTACTCGGATCAACCGCAGTCTTCACCCTCACCAACCTGTCAAAGTTTCGGTTGTAATACTTGGTGCCCCATATACTGGCTTGCCTGTAACTTGTGTTACCAAACTCGTTATTTATCCCGATATCAAGGTCTCGGTAGTTCACATAAGCTGATCTTGGAGATTTTGAAACATAAGGCGCCATAAATCCATATAAGCTCCTGATCAAGGATATGCCCTTGGCAGATTCCTCAACTGATCCATTATTCCAAGCAGTTATGTGCTGGATCATGTATATTTTTCCAGCCCTATGTGGGAATGGAATTGCAGACTCAGAAATTTCACTCATTCTTCCTCCGTAAGGGTTCAATATCATTTGCAAGGCTCCTTGGTCTGCCTTGAAGAACCACTTCCATATCTCCTCCAGCACGGGCTCGGAGATGGGTTTCTTCACATAGTCCGACTTGTTCTTGAAGTAGCTTTTTGTGTTTGAGCTTCGGTTCAATAGGATTTCCAAGGGCTGGCCTGAGAATCCAGTAAAATAGAGGGTTGAGTTGATCCAGGGCATCTCGATGCAGTCCTCTCTTGTCAGCCCAAGCTCCGGGAAGCTCGAGCCCATCACGTCAAGAAGCTCATCAGCCTCCCCTAGGTACAGGGTTTGGAAGATGGCTTGGATCGTTCTGTTGCCGTCTGCCCCATTGTAACTCTGCAAGATGACCCTCATGTACAGCTCATCTGGGAGTTCCTGGGCTGCGATGAATTGCCACTTGTTGACAAGACTGGTGGCATTCTGGTCTAGGGTTCGGAGGACTGCGAATCCAGTCACGGTCTCCGGAACCGGGACAAGCCTGATCTTCCATGAGACCACCACCCCGAATGTGTTCCCTCCGCCTCCCCGAATGGCCCAAAAGAGATCCTCCCCCATCAATTTCCGGTCAAGAAGCTTGCCATTCACATCTACGACCTGCATACAATGTTTAATTAGTCAAGAAAATGTATTTACAACATAATAGTGAACGTAAGTAATTACAACAAAAAACTTATTTATGAGAGACATGTCCATCTTCTGGGGTTTATTTGTACCTTCTGTTTTGTGTTATTACAATGCGCATAACAAAGGAAAATAGAATTCTAGATAAAAGGTCATGGAAAGTCGCACTAACGAGAATCTGACATGAAACTTATTTGTTCGTAGATGAATGCATGTTATACTGCAGGACACTCCCTTTAGCTCTTTTCATGTGTTATACATGTCTTACCATTTcatgatatacatatatatatatatatatagggtaTTATATATGGTCGTAGCGAAATAAGTTCAGTTTCAAATATATCTAACCTGCGCATCCATGATATTGTCAGCTGCGAGACCGTACTTGCGCAACATCATTCCATAGCCGCCGCCACTGAAGTGCCCGCCAACCCCAACGGTGGGGCAAACCCCAGCAGGGAACCCTAAGGTCATGCTCTTTTCGCTGATCCTATAGTACAGTTCCCCgacagtggctcctgactgcACCCATGCAGTTGCATTTCCAGCATCAACAGTGATAGTTCTGAGGTTGACCAGATCAAGGATGACGAACGGGACACCAGAGAGGTATGACAGACCCTCGTAGTCATGGCCCCCACTCCGCATTCGCACTTGTAGGCCATACTTTCTCGAGCAGTAGACCGTGGTTTGAACTTGGGAGACGTCCACCGGGGTAACGATGACTAATGGCTTTGGGGCATCCGGTGTTAGGAACCTTAAGTTTTGTATAGAAACGTCCAGGACATATGAATACGATGAGTTGGCTGGAGTGTATACGACTTGTGAAATGGAGGTATCGTTTGTCGAATTGAGGGTGAGGCACTGAAGAAAGTCCTCGTGAGGATTACTAGAAGCAAAGGCTATGATGGGAGAGCAAAGGAGAATAACCAAGCAACAGAGCTGGAACCTAGAGGAGTGGACGTTGATCTCCATTTCTCTATTGTTTATTTGCTTGTATGCATGAAACTAAGATGAGTTTCTTCTCATATTTATAGAGTTTTTGGCGCAGTAAATGAATAAGAGTCGTCAAAAATGGGTTCTTGAATTTTGTGGATTTCTATACGGAGAACAATTCCACGAGTAGAGAAACTTCTTCCCTGAATGGGAAACGTAATGGCATACCAGTCCATAAGGGAAAAGTCCACATTTCTTAAATAACTCAAAACAAGTTTCCATTAGGTGGTGCTTGGGATAGGGACtgcctctattttttttttttgaaagttgttttcaaaaaatcaaAGAGAGTTTAGTATAATGATATACACTTTCACTgggtaattaaaatatttcagaTTCGATACTCAATGGGATTATCTATgctcctttattagttattatattttctatttcattgcaATAGATTTATGAGCGtcatttgtaataaaaaaatagttgTCACAATTTAAAAGTAGTTTTCACAATTTATCTACTGAAAAAATTGTTGTCACAATTACTTTCTGAAGAAAGATTTTTCCCTTCATTTTTCAACAAGAGACATCTGGATTTCGTACGAGCAATTCCTATGACCCACATCACCTTGCATGCCAATTGGACATGGAAGTTTGGCCACACAGGTCATATAGATAACTTAATAGAAGAGTTATCTCTTGCATAATTCACAGTGACACGAACTTGGCTTGTCCCACTCCAAATGACACATCAGCTGTGCAAAGTGGAGACTTGGAGTTTATTTATAAACTTTCCGTGAACCAAAATATATCTTCAACTAGCACTTTAGACCGTGGTATTACAAATAGTACGTATCAAAGATGACCATTATAACCTATAACCGTAGGAGATTTTGGATAGGCTGCTTTGACGATTGTTCTCGAGCCCAAACAAGATTGGAATTATTAATACCCCATCAATGTCTAGGAAGGACGCTGGAACTTTGGCCACACCCTGAATCCAGCTCAATGATTGTGCAAGGAAGAGGTATGAAATTTGTTTGTAGGGCATCAATGTGAGTTGGTTTAAGTGATTTGATATTTGTTCCGTTTAATAAGATCTCGGTCCAgatcttgtgaatggagaaaattcaagcGTAGAGTTTCACTTCTTAATAGGTCATACTGGCTCATACTGGATTAGTGAGAGCCCACTATATATACGAAAAATAGAGTGCGCACCGAAAATTTGTAAGACCCTCTGAAGCAACAGTTACTTCAGTTAAAACCTTTGGGAGATGGATCAATCCTATTAGCTAGgttggaaagcagtaactatattcataataatatgtattttttgttTCCATGGAATGTGACAGAGTGCCTCATGCCAGGCCAGCCGGTTTCGACCACATCACACCGAGAGTGATGGTGTCGGGGGCCAGTGATGCAGCGCTCCGTGTAAAAAGATTGGTCATCCACCACCACCTCTGTAGCCTGTAGGGTTTTTGGGTTCGATTGCCAACCATGATGGGCCTTGCAATAGTCAGGAGCTGGCCATGGGCGATTGCCCATGATGACAAACTCCGACCCAGGCATGAGTTCTTCCGACGAACCTGATGAGAAGAAGTCAACTGAAAGACGGCGGTCATGGCCAGAGCTTTGACTTTCAGCGAGAGCCGAACTTCGTTTCTGGTCAAGCAAGTTGTCACAGGGAGCAATGCG
Above is a window of Punica granatum isolate Tunisia-2019 chromosome 7, ASM765513v2, whole genome shotgun sequence DNA encoding:
- the LOC116212830 gene encoding berberine bridge enzyme-like 18, which translates into the protein MEINVHSSRFQLCCLVILLCSPIIAFASSNPHEDFLQCLTLNSTNDTSISQVVYTPANSSYSYVLDVSIQNLRFLTPDAPKPLVIVTPVDVSQVQTTVYCSRKYGLQVRMRSGGHDYEGLSYLSGVPFVILDLVNLRTITVDAGNATAWVQSGATVGELYYRISEKSMTLGFPAGVCPTVGVGGHFSGGGYGMMLRKYGLAADNIMDAQVVDVNGKLLDRKLMGEDLFWAIRGGGGNTFGVVVSWKIRLVPVPETVTGFAVLRTLDQNATSLVNKWQFIAAQELPDELYMRVILQSYNGADGNRTIQAIFQTLYLGEADELLDVMGSSFPELGLTREDCIEMPWINSTLYFTGFSGQPLEILLNRSSNTKSYFKNKSDYVKKPISEPVLEEIWKWFFKADQGALQMILNPYGGRMSEISESAIPFPHRAGKIYMIQHITAWNNGSVEESAKGISLIRSLYGFMAPYVSKSPRSAYVNYRDLDIGINNEFGNTSYRQASIWGTKYYNRNFDRLVRVKTAVDPSNFFRNEQSVPPLTSW